The DNA region AGATCGTCGCCCGGCTTTTCCATTCGCCGGCCCGGGCCCAGTCGAGGTCCAGACAAGCCCGCCCCGGCGGGCCGTCCAGGCAGGCTTCGTCCAGCGCGACCTGGTCGGGCGCGAGTGTCAGCGCAGCCGGGTCTTCCAGCCGCCACGCGGGGCGACCCGCCTGGGCGACGGCGAGCGTGTCGATCCGACCGGTCCAGCGGCGCGCGCCGTAGCTGCCGTCGAGGCGCAGGTTCACCGCCAGGTCGGCGTCCGCCCCGGTGCCCCAGCCGAGGCCGGAGCCCTGCAACTCGAGCACGGTCTCGGGTTCGGCCCGCGGGCCGGAAATGCGCAGCGAGCCTTGCAGGCGGCCCGCGGCCGTATCGATCAGTTCGCTCAGCCGAGATGCATCGAGGGACGCATCGAGACTGACCGTGCGGTCCTCCAGCCGGCCGCTGGCCGACACCTTGTTGCCGCCGACCGAAAGCCGGCTCGGGCGCAGCACGAAGCCATCGGTGTCGATCGTCACCTCGGCGCGGCCGTCCACGGGCAGTCCACGCAGGGTGCCGCGCAGTGCGTCGAGTTCGATCGCGAGCCCGTCCGGCGCGGCGGGCAGGCCTGCCAGCGCCAGTTCTCCCGACACCCGGCCCGGCCAGTCCGCCGCGAGGCTGGCGGGATTCAGCTCGGTGAACGCCAGGCGGAAATCCGAGGCGACCTCATCGGACCAGGCGATCCGGCCGGCGCCGCGGATGCGGCCGTCCAGGACCTCGATGTCCAGTGGCTCGAGTTCCAGGCCGCCCGCATCGCCGGTCACGGCGAGGGAGAGTTCGGCGGGCGGATAGTCGGGCAGTGCCACGGCCAGTTCGGCCGCGGCGCGATAGCTCAGGCCGGCGCCGTTCGTGAGCAGGCGTCCGGAAGCATGCCCGCGGATCTCGTCGTCCGGCGAGTCCACCGTCAGCTGCTCGACAATGAGCATCTCGCCGTCCCAGGTCATTGCGGTGCCGATCTCGATGTCCGGCAGCCCGGCGCGGCGCGCGAGCGCTTCCCCGCGGAGAGACCATTCCCCGGCCTGGCCCTCGCCGCGCAGCTCGAGGCGGGGGATGCGGAAGGTCTTGTCGGACGCCGCCGGCGGCCAGGCCAGGGCCTGTCCCTGCAGCGTGAATTCCGTGGCGGACGGGTCGTCGGGCGTCCATTGTCCGTCGGCCACCAGGCGGCCCTCGTCGCCGAGTTCGAGCGTCACGGAGCGGACCTGCAGTCGCGCGGATGACCAGCCGACGTTCGCCGCCACCATCATGGTGTTCGGCCAGAGACCGGGCGCATCCAGCCGGCCGTCGATCGTGCTGTCCTCGAGCGTGCCCTCGATGCGTAGCGCCGCCGCCGCGGCATGCAGCGATTCGGGCCAGGGTCCGCGCTCCGCAAGTGGATCGATCGCCAGGTCGAGCTCCCATCGGGGGGTGTTCCCAAGCTCATGGACCGTGCCGTCGATCTGCGCCGCGAGAGGTTCCGAGAACACCTGGCTGAATGCGAGTTCCGACATGTTCCCGGTGGCCCGCGTCCGTCCCGCCAGGGCGGTGTCGTCGAGCGCGAGCTGCCAGTCCAGGTCGATATCCCACGGTTCATCGTCCGCGAGCGAAATCCGCGCATGTCCGGCGGCGGTGCCCCGGCTGCTGTCCAGCGTCAGCGACTCGATGTCGAATTCTCGTCCGCCGGCTCTCCCCGAGAGTTCGAGGTCGAGGTCCGCGACAAGCGTTTCGTCTCCGCTGCGCAGCATCCCCTCGCGCAACACCAGGCGGTCGATGCGGATGGCCAGCGGCAGCGACGCGGCCGGTCCGTCATCGGCCGCGCGCGAGCCGGCCTCGGTCGAGGTCAGCACGAACTCCGGCCGCTGCACGCGCAGCTCGAGGACATGCAGCGTGCCGTGCAGCAGCGCGAGCGGGCGCCAGTCCAGCATGACCCGGTCGAGGGTGCCGGACACGCCTGCCGTCGCAACCTCGATGGGACCGGTGCTCAGCGGGCCGGCGAGGCGGCCTTCCAGTTCGTCCGGCTCCAGGATCACAGGCAGGTAGGGCAGGGCGCGCGCCGCAGCGAAGCGCAGGCCGGCCGTCGTGCCGAGCAGCCAGGCGGCCGCGCCGCAGGCGATGGCGAGTCCCGCCGCGAGAACGATCAAGGTCGCCTTGAAGCCGCGCCGCTTCACAGGTCCGGCCGGATCGTCAGGTGGAAACGCATGCCGCGACTTTCGGTCACGGAGCGCGCCAGCGAGATGCGCACCGTGCCCACCGGCGTGTGGACGTTGACCCCGAGCCCCGCCGAGACCTCCAGCCCGTCGCCGAACTCGTCCAGCGCATTACCCGCATCCACGAAGGCGGCCAGCGCGACCCGCCCCCACACCAGCCGCTCGGCCTCGAAGCTCCCGAAGACCAGGTGGCGGCCGCCGATGACATTGCCTTCTGCATCGCGCGGGCCGAGCGTGTTGAAGCCGTAGCCGCGCACGCTCTGGTCGCCGCCGGCGAAGAAACGTTGCGACGCCGGCAGGGTGCCGAACTCGTCTACCAGGCCGATGCCGAGTGAGCTGCGGCTGAAGAACCGCCATTTCTCGCCGATGGAGTCCACGCGATTGGCTTCCAGCTCGATGCGCAGGAAGCTGTCGGACGCGCCCAGCAGGGTGGGGGAGCCGCGCAGGTCTCCACGGGCCCGGAAACCTTTGCGCGGGAACAGGATATCGTCCGCGACCAGTTTCTCCATGCTGATACCCGGGATGACCAGCAGGTCCCGCACGGCGGGCTGAGCGGCGACGCGGGTGCTTTCGTGCAGCAGTTCGGTGTAGATCCGGCGCTGCCAGCCGCCGCCGCGCATCGTGACGTGGCTGGCACCGAGGCTCGCGCGGCGACTTTCGAGGTCGGCCAGTTCCTCTTGCGCATAGCCGGTGTTGAACAGCAGGCGTTCCTTGATCGGATCGCCTATGGGAATGCGGTATCGTCCCGACAATTCGCTGAGATTCTGGGCCAGCCGCAGCTTCGTGCCCGCGGAATGGCCGGCCTTGTTCAGGCGCCGCCAGTCCACGTTCAGGATGCCGCGCAGCCGGGTATCGGTCGCGTAGCCGATTCCGGTGCGAATACGCTGCCGCGCGGCCGGGCTGGTCTCGATACGGACGGGCACTTCGAGTTCGTTCTCGTCCCGCGGGCGCGTCTCGACGAGCACATTGCTGAAGTACAGGCTGTCGGTCAGCCGGTACTGCGTGTTGAGCAGCGCGTCGGCATCATAATACTGGCCTTCGCGAATCGTCAGGATCCGGTTCAGCAGCTCCTCTTCGAGAATGTTCTGTTCCAGTTCGATCGCGCCGAAACGGTAACGCGGACCCGTTTGCATGTGCAGCACGACGCGCGCGCTGCGGGCGGCCGGATCGACCTCGAGACGGTGTCGCTCGAACCGGGCCTGGAAATAACCGAGGGCCGCGGCGGTGGACTGCAGCCGGCTGCGCAACTGGTCGTACTCGGGATGCCGCAGCCGGCGTCCGACGCGCAGCGGGTTGTTCTCGATGAGCGCCCGGAGGCGCGACTCGTCGCGGCCTTCCCCGGTGATGCGGACGTCGACCTCGGCGATCTCCACGGGCTCGCCTGCCGCGATGCTGAAGCGCGCCACCCAGTCGCCGTCGCTCCGTTCCAGCTCGGACTCGATCCGCGGCTCATAGTAGCCGTAAGGCCGCAATGCAGCCCGGACCTGGTCCCCGGAGCGCCGGTAGAGCCGCCGCACGGCCCCTTCCGAAAGGTCCTCGCGTGCGCCGAAGCGGACCAGTCCCAGCATGGCCCGCACGTTGCTCTCGATCTCGTCGTCCACGCCGGTGATTTCGACCTGCACCGCAGCGTGCGCTCCACCGGCGCAAAGCCCGGCGCATGCGGCGAGGAGAATCAGGACAATGGCCGCCCAGTGGCTCTCCGGACGGGAGAACCGTGGACGACGCGGACTGGCTGGATGCACGGCGTGTCTCGTCAAACGGTCAGCGTTCGACTGTCATTCTAGGCGCTCCGCGCCGCCGCCGTATCAACGGGACAGTGCGCGCCAGCCGATGTCGCGTCGGCAGAATGCGCCGTCCCAGTGAACCTGGTCGGCCAGTTCGTAGGCCTTGCGCTGCGCGGTCGCCACATCGGCGCCCAGCGCGACGGTGCAGAGCACGCGTCCGCCGCTGGTCACGACCTCGTCGCCTTCCGGGCGCGTTCCGGCATGAAAGATCTTGACGTCCTCGCGATCCGCATCGGCGGCCAGCCCGGAGATGACGTCGCCCTGGCGATAGCTGCCGGGATAGCCCGCGGCCGCCAGTACGACACCGAGTGCCGCGCGAGGGTCCCATTCGCAATGTTCGGCGCCCAGCCGGCCTTCGACGGCGGCAAGACACAGCGTGACGAGGTCGGAGCGCATGCGGAACAGGATCGGCTGGGTTTCCGGGTCGCCGAAACGGCAATTGAATTCCAGCACCCTGGGCGTGCCGTCGGCCGCCACCATGATGCCGGCGTAAAGAAAACCGGTGTAAGGAGTGCCGTCCGCGGCCAGTCCGGCGACGGTCGGCACCATGATGTCGCTCATGATGCGGTCGTGGAGCGCAAGAGTGACGACCGGCGCCGGGGAGTAGGCGCCCATGCCGCCGGTGTTCGGGCCGCGGTCGCCGTCGTCGCGCGCCTTGTGATCCTGCGACGAGGCCAGCGGCAGGATGTCACGGCCCGAGACCATGGCGATGAAACTCGCTTCCTCGCCGGCGAGGAATTCCTCGACGACGACTCTCGCCCCGGCGCTGCCGAAACGATTGTCCGCCAGCATCTCGCGCACGGCGGATTCGG from Wenzhouxiangella sp. XN24 includes:
- a CDS encoding translocation/assembly module TamB domain-containing protein, coding for MKRRGFKATLIVLAAGLAIACGAAAWLLGTTAGLRFAAARALPYLPVILEPDELEGRLAGPLSTGPIEVATAGVSGTLDRVMLDWRPLALLHGTLHVLELRVQRPEFVLTSTEAGSRAADDGPAASLPLAIRIDRLVLREGMLRSGDETLVADLDLELSGRAGGREFDIESLTLDSSRGTAAGHARISLADDEPWDIDLDWQLALDDTALAGRTRATGNMSELAFSQVFSEPLAAQIDGTVHELGNTPRWELDLAIDPLAERGPWPESLHAAAAALRIEGTLEDSTIDGRLDAPGLWPNTMMVAANVGWSSARLQVRSVTLELGDEGRLVADGQWTPDDPSATEFTLQGQALAWPPAASDKTFRIPRLELRGEGQAGEWSLRGEALARRAGLPDIEIGTAMTWDGEMLIVEQLTVDSPDDEIRGHASGRLLTNGAGLSYRAAAELAVALPDYPPAELSLAVTGDAGGLELEPLDIEVLDGRIRGAGRIAWSDEVASDFRLAFTELNPASLAADWPGRVSGELALAGLPAAPDGLAIELDALRGTLRGLPVDGRAEVTIDTDGFVLRPSRLSVGGNKVSASGRLEDRTVSLDASLDASRLSELIDTAAGRLQGSLRISGPRAEPETVLELQGSGLGWGTGADADLAVNLRLDGSYGARRWTGRIDTLAVAQAGRPAWRLEDPAALTLAPDQVALDEACLDGPPGRACLDLDWARAGEWKSRATISALQLASLDRWLGAGLQMAGTVNGQLDLAGDGREFRRLGGRLEITPGSITQAGADDTRDTLLAWRDGILQLDGDPAAAQATLDLDLKSDDRLDGRLAIAWNEPDPALDGELNIAFSQLDIITEFVPDLSGLEGQAEASAALTGSIAAPQLTGRFAWRDGSVQIPTLGIRPDDIEVVARLAKSELVFDASGRSGEGEFRAEGRFELGADTIEGVATLEGERLLVMDLPEMRVAASPDLRFRYLPDRINIGGELTIPFARITGFGGSGAVTTSPDEVIISEDGEEKGQELVIASRIRVDVGPDVRLDVAGLRGAVEGEIIAATEPESLPWGRGELRVVDGNFRAFGQQLEIETGRLIYTGGPLENPGLDIRAIREVRDVTAGALIRGTLERPELSIFSDPPMPRAEALSYLTLGKGMDELQAGEQRTLNQAASSLALSGGGLIARDLGRRLGLDEVSVSAANGAEGAALVLGKHLGGGLYVSYGLGLFDAVNTLRLRYQITRRLSIEAVSGDQAEADLFYTFERD
- the purD gene encoding phosphoribosylamine--glycine ligase translates to MKILVVGGGGREHAIAWKVAGSPRVEQVFVAPGNAGTAREPHCENIAIDAADIPALADFAAARQVALTIVGPEVPLVAGIVDEFERRGLKCFGPTAACARLEGSKAFSKAFCDRHGIPTAAWGEFSDVEAACAYVRSQGAPIVVKADGLAAGKGVIVAQTVAEAESAVREMLADNRFGSAGARVVVEEFLAGEEASFIAMVSGRDILPLASSQDHKARDDGDRGPNTGGMGAYSPAPVVTLALHDRIMSDIMVPTVAGLAADGTPYTGFLYAGIMVAADGTPRVLEFNCRFGDPETQPILFRMRSDLVTLCLAAVEGRLGAEHCEWDPRAALGVVLAAAGYPGSYRQGDVISGLAADADREDVKIFHAGTRPEGDEVVTSGGRVLCTVALGADVATAQRKAYELADQVHWDGAFCRRDIGWRALSR
- a CDS encoding autotransporter assembly complex family protein, whose product is MQVEITGVDDEIESNVRAMLGLVRFGAREDLSEGAVRRLYRRSGDQVRAALRPYGYYEPRIESELERSDGDWVARFSIAAGEPVEIAEVDVRITGEGRDESRLRALIENNPLRVGRRLRHPEYDQLRSRLQSTAAALGYFQARFERHRLEVDPAARSARVVLHMQTGPRYRFGAIELEQNILEEELLNRILTIREGQYYDADALLNTQYRLTDSLYFSNVLVETRPRDENELEVPVRIETSPAARQRIRTGIGYATDTRLRGILNVDWRRLNKAGHSAGTKLRLAQNLSELSGRYRIPIGDPIKERLLFNTGYAQEELADLESRRASLGASHVTMRGGGWQRRIYTELLHESTRVAAQPAVRDLLVIPGISMEKLVADDILFPRKGFRARGDLRGSPTLLGASDSFLRIELEANRVDSIGEKWRFFSRSSLGIGLVDEFGTLPASQRFFAGGDQSVRGYGFNTLGPRDAEGNVIGGRHLVFGSFEAERLVWGRVALAAFVDAGNALDEFGDGLEVSAGLGVNVHTPVGTVRISLARSVTESRGMRFHLTIRPDL